From a region of the Leucoraja erinacea ecotype New England chromosome 6, Leri_hhj_1, whole genome shotgun sequence genome:
- the LOC129697857 gene encoding nucleoside hydrolase-like isoform X1, with translation MQQAVLPSGCHLGKKMLILDVDVGVDDAQALMMALAAPNVHILAITCTHGNTGIDNVCKNVLRLLKLCNRMEIPVYRGAGTSLLGVVHHDAAYHGKDGLGDVPDPDAPGVEHIKSEHAVNAMARIVNEHPGQVTLVAVGPLTNVALAAKLHPTFPPKLKGLYIMGGNMEARGNVRVCGEFNFVTDPEAASIVLSHFTCPVYIATLEYSLRHHLSWDFYKKWVNQDTPKARFMKKISAHTANYTLEGGGTNELVEFGSGFVSCDSYAMSAAIDDSVVTKRAQYGVSVELHGSLTRAMMIVDTLDILKLPQKATVFLECDMEKFKQLMINALK, from the exons ATGCAGCAAGCTGTGCTCCCGTCTG GTTGCCACCTGGGCAAGAAGatgctgatcttggatgtggatgttggCGTGGATGATGCCCAGGCGCTGATGATGGCTCTGGCAGCTCCCAACGTGCACATCCTGGCAATAACCTGCACTCACGGTAACACGGGCATCGACAACGTGTGCAAGAACGTGCTGCGTTTGCTGAAACTGTGTAACAGGATGGAG ATCCCTGTCTACCGTGGAGCAGGCACCTCTCTCCTGGGTGTAGTCCATCACGATGCCGCTTACCATGGGAAGGACGGCCTGGGCGATGTTCCTGATCCCGACGCTCCGGGTGTGGAACATATAAAGTCCGAACACGCAGTGAATGCCATGGCACGGATAGTGAATGAGCACCCCGGGCAG GTCACTCTTGTTGCTGTTGGACCCCTGACCAACGTAGCCTTGGCTGCCAAGTTACACCCCACCTTTCCTCCAAAGCTGAAGGGTCTGTACATCATGGGTGGAAACATGGAAG CCAGAGGGAATGTGAGAGTCTGCGGCGAGTTCAACTTTGTCACAGACCCAGAAGCGGCTTCCATTGTGCTGAGCCACTTCACTTGTCCCGTGTACATCGCCACCTTGGAGTACAGCCTCCGCCATCATCTGTCCTGG GACTTTTACAAAAAGTGGGTGAATCAAGACACCCCAAAGGCTCGGTTCATGAAGAAGATATCTGCACATACTGCGAACTACACCCTGGAAGGCGGAGGTACCAACGAGTTGGTGGAGTTTGGAAGCGGCTTTGTGTCCTGTGATTCATACGCAATGTCTGCTGCCATCGATGACTCGGTGGTGACAAAGCGCGCCCAGTACGGGGTGAGTGTGGAGTTGCACGGTTCACTGACCAGGGCCATGATGATCGTGGACACCCTCGACATCCTGAAGCTCCCACAGAAAGCCACCGTCTTCCTGGAATGTGACATGGAGAAGTTCAAGCAGCTGATGATTAACGCCCTGAAATAA
- the LOC129697857 gene encoding nucleoside hydrolase-like isoform X2 translates to MLILDVDVGVDDAQALMMALAAPNVHILAITCTHGNTGIDNVCKNVLRLLKLCNRMEIPVYRGAGTSLLGVVHHDAAYHGKDGLGDVPDPDAPGVEHIKSEHAVNAMARIVNEHPGQVTLVAVGPLTNVALAAKLHPTFPPKLKGLYIMGGNMEARGNVRVCGEFNFVTDPEAASIVLSHFTCPVYIATLEYSLRHHLSWDFYKKWVNQDTPKARFMKKISAHTANYTLEGGGTNELVEFGSGFVSCDSYAMSAAIDDSVVTKRAQYGVSVELHGSLTRAMMIVDTLDILKLPQKATVFLECDMEKFKQLMINALK, encoded by the exons atgctgatcttggatgtggatgttggCGTGGATGATGCCCAGGCGCTGATGATGGCTCTGGCAGCTCCCAACGTGCACATCCTGGCAATAACCTGCACTCACGGTAACACGGGCATCGACAACGTGTGCAAGAACGTGCTGCGTTTGCTGAAACTGTGTAACAGGATGGAG ATCCCTGTCTACCGTGGAGCAGGCACCTCTCTCCTGGGTGTAGTCCATCACGATGCCGCTTACCATGGGAAGGACGGCCTGGGCGATGTTCCTGATCCCGACGCTCCGGGTGTGGAACATATAAAGTCCGAACACGCAGTGAATGCCATGGCACGGATAGTGAATGAGCACCCCGGGCAG GTCACTCTTGTTGCTGTTGGACCCCTGACCAACGTAGCCTTGGCTGCCAAGTTACACCCCACCTTTCCTCCAAAGCTGAAGGGTCTGTACATCATGGGTGGAAACATGGAAG CCAGAGGGAATGTGAGAGTCTGCGGCGAGTTCAACTTTGTCACAGACCCAGAAGCGGCTTCCATTGTGCTGAGCCACTTCACTTGTCCCGTGTACATCGCCACCTTGGAGTACAGCCTCCGCCATCATCTGTCCTGG GACTTTTACAAAAAGTGGGTGAATCAAGACACCCCAAAGGCTCGGTTCATGAAGAAGATATCTGCACATACTGCGAACTACACCCTGGAAGGCGGAGGTACCAACGAGTTGGTGGAGTTTGGAAGCGGCTTTGTGTCCTGTGATTCATACGCAATGTCTGCTGCCATCGATGACTCGGTGGTGACAAAGCGCGCCCAGTACGGGGTGAGTGTGGAGTTGCACGGTTCACTGACCAGGGCCATGATGATCGTGGACACCCTCGACATCCTGAAGCTCCCACAGAAAGCCACCGTCTTCCTGGAATGTGACATGGAGAAGTTCAAGCAGCTGATGATTAACGCCCTGAAATAA